Proteins encoded in a region of the Zea mays cultivar B73 chromosome 2, Zm-B73-REFERENCE-NAM-5.0, whole genome shotgun sequence genome:
- the AP-17 gene encoding AP-2 complex subunit sigma yields MIRFILLQNRQGKTRLAKYYVPLEDSEKHKVEYEVHRLVVNRDPKFTNFVEFRTHKVIYRRYAGLFFSICVDITDNELAYLECIHLFVEILDHFFSNVCELDLVFNFHKVYLILDEFILAGELQETSKKAIIERMGELEKLE; encoded by the exons ATG ATCCGCTTCATCCTGCTGCAGAACCGGCAGGGGAAGACTCGACTGGCCAAGTATTACGTCCCGCTCGAGGACTCGGAAAAGCACAAGGTTGAATACGAG GTACACCGGCTCGTGGTCAATCGGGACCCTAAGTTCACCAACTTCGTCGAG TTTCGCACACACAAAGTTATCTACAGGAGATATGCTGGACTGTTTTTTTCAATATGTGTGGACATAACTGATAATGAATTGGCATACTTGGAATGCATTCACTTGTTTGTCGAGATATTGGACCATTTCTTTAGCAATGTTTGTGAGCTcgatttagtgtttaattttcaCAAG GTTTACCTGATACTAGATGAATTTATTCTTGCTGGGGAGCTGCAAGAAACAAGCAAAAAG GCAATAATTGAGCGAATGGGTGAACTGGAGAAGCTGGAATGA